Within Methyloversatilis discipulorum, the genomic segment TCGATCTCGGTCTCGACTTCACGGCCGACAAGCCGGAAGGCGAGGACGTGAGCACGCTGGTGCTGGAGAAGAACGTCGCCGAAACCGCCGAGACGCTGGCCCAGCAGGACGCACCCGCCTTCGATCTCGACCTGTCGCTGCCCAGTGAGCCGGCGGCAGAAGGAGGTGAGGACGCCGCAGCGGTGGTCGATCTCGAGCGCACCGACATCGGCAACCTGATCGATTTCAATTTCGACGCGGCCGATGCGCCGGTTCCGGCTCAGGCTGCCGAGCCGGTGATCGATCTGTCGGACATCAATCTCGACCTCGGCGCCGATCCTTCGACGCTCGCGACCGACGTCGTGGGCGATGTCGGCAAGGCCCTGGCCGAAGCCGCGCCGCCGGCCGACGAACTGCCGCCGTCGGCAGTGTCGACGGTGATCAATCCGGAAGACATGCTGGGCGGCGAGGAGCCGCCGCAGACCGCGGCCGAGGAAGCCGAAACCAAGCTCGAACTGGCGCGCGCCTACGAAGAGATGGGTGACAAGGAAGGTGCGCGTGAATTGCTGCAGGAGGTCGTGCGCGAAGGCACGGCCGAACAGCAGGCGCAGGCCAACGACATGCTCGGCCGCCTCGCCTGACCCGGACGGCCGGGCCGGGACGCCCTGCGTTCCGCCGGCCTTTCGCCACGGAAAGCCGGCCTCGTGCCGGCTTTTTCGTTTGATGCGCATGCGGCGCCGCTGACGCGGATGCGCAGCCGCCGCCGGGCGCGGTATGCTCGGCGCCCTCTCTTCATCGACGGTGTCCATGCAAAGGCCCCCGATGCCGCTGCGCGTTCCGGCGGCGAAATTCCTGTCGCTGCACGGTGCCACGCTGCTCGCCATCTGGCTGGTGTGGCTGCTGGCCGGGCAGGGTGCCGCATCTCCCCGTCACGGGATCTGGGTGGCGTGCAGCCTGCTGGCGGCAAGCCTGCTCGCGCCGCGCCGTGCGCTGCACTTGCTTCGTCGCCTGCGCTGGCTGTTCCTCGCCATTGCCATCACCTTTTCGCTGGGCACGCCCGGACGTTTGCTGATCGACGACTTCACCGCCGGGCCGACCATCGAAGGTCTTCGCGCCGCTGCGCATGCCGCACTGCATCTCGCGGCGATGGCCGCCTGCGTGGCCGTGCTGCTCGACCGCATGACGCTGCCGCAACTGGCCGGTGCGATGCACCGGCTGCTGCATCCGCTGTCGTGTGAACGCCCGGGGCCAGACACCTTCGCGCTGCGCCTGCAACTGGTGCTGCGCGACCTGGAACAGCCGCCGGCACGTGGCGCCTGGCGCAGCTGGCTGCGTCCGCCGGAGGCCGAACTGGCGCCACTGCCAGTCGAGCCCTGCGCGCCGCTGCGTGCTGCCGACGCGCTGGCCATTGCGCTGGCGCTCGCTGCCTGTGTCACCTGGGTGAAGCTGGGGTGAACCGATGAGGATTGCACTCGGGGTCGAGTACGACGGCGCCGGCTTTCGCGGCTGGCAGTCGCAGCCGGTCGGGCCGACCGTGCAGGACGCGCTGGAGGCAGCACTCGGTGCCATCGCCGCCCACCCGGTGCGCGTGCAGGCCTCCGGCCGCACCGACACCGGCGTGCACGCGACGGCCCAGGTCGTGCATTTCGATGCCGCCGTCGAGCGGCCGGACACGGCCTGGGTGCGCGGCTGCAATGCGCTGCTGCCGAAGGGCGTCGCCGTGCGCTGGGCGCAGCCGGTGGCCGACGATTTCAACGCGCGCTTTTCAGCGCATGCACGCAGCTACCGTTACTGCCTCTACAACAACCCGGTGCGGCCGGCGATCGCCGCCTCGCTGGCCGGCTGGTTCCACCGCCCGCTCGACGCGGCGCGCATGGCTGAGGCCGCTGCCGTGCTGGTCGGCGAACACGACTTCTCCGCCTTCCGCTCGTCCGAGTGCCAGGCGAAGAGCCCGGTGCGCACGATGACGGCACTCGATATCCGGCGCCGCGGTGACTGGATCACCTTCGATCTGAGCGCCAATGCCTTCCTTCACCACATGGTGCGCAACATCGTCGGTGCGCTGGTGGAGATCGGCTGTGCCCGGCGCGAACCGGACTGGATGGCCTCGCTGCTGGCGCAGCGCGACCGCCGGCTGGCCGCGCCAACCTTTGCCGCCGCCGGCCTCTATCTGGTCGGTGTCGGCTACGATGCGCACTGGGGTCTGCCGGCAGAGGGCCTCTTCCGCCTGCCGCCGGTCGGCCCGTCTGACTGAATCAACGGGAAATCAACGTGCGCAGGACTCGCATCAAGGTGTGCGGTTTCACCCGCGAAGCCGATCTGGACGGTGCGCTGGCACTCGGCGTGGACGCCGTCGGCTTCGTGCTCTACCCGCCGAGCCCGCGTGCGGTGACGGTCGCGCGGGCGGCCGCACTGGCGCGCCGGGTGCCGCCCTTCGTCACTCGCGTCGGCCTGTTCGTCAATGAGGACGCGGCCGCGGTCGAGCGGGCGGCCCGTGAGGCCGCACTCGATCTGCTGCAATTCCATGGTGACGAAAGTGCCGAATACTGCGAACGCTTCGGCCTGCCCTGGATCAAAGCGGTCCGGGTGAGGCCGGAAACGGATTTGCTAGAATGCGCAGACCGTTTCCGCGGCGCGCGGGCATTGCTGCTCGACGCCTGGTCGGAAGCATGGGGTGGTTCGGGAAAGCGCTTCGACTGGAGTCTTATCCCGCCGTCGCTGCCGATGCCGCTCATCCTGTCCGGTGGTCTCGATCCGGACAACGTGGCCGAGGCGGTCCGCAACATCCGGCCGGCAGCGGTCGATGTGAGCAGTGGCGTGGAATCGGCCAAGGGCATCAAGGACGTCGCCAGAGTGGCGGCGTTCATATCAGGAGTGGAGCATGGGGAAGCAAGATCTGCCGGCTGAGGTATCTGCCTCGGCCTACAACTATCCGGACGCTCTGGGTCATTTCGGTCCTTACGGTGGCGTGTTCGTCGCCGAAACCCTGATCGCCGCGCTCGACGAACTGCGTGTCGAGTACGACAAGCTGAAGGACGATCCGGCCTTCCGCGCCGAGTACGAATACGAACTGAAGCACTACGTCGGACGCCCGAGCCCGGTCTATCACGCCCGACGCCTGTCCGACCACTGCGGCGGCGCGCAGATCTACCTCAAGCGCGAAGACCTGAACCACACCGGCGCGCACAAGATCAACAACGTGATCGGCCAGGCCATGGTGGCCAAGCACATGGGCAAGCCGCGCGTGATCGCCGAAACCGGCGCCGGTCAGCACGGCGTTGCCACCGCGACCATCGCCGCCCGCCTGGGCATGGAGTGCGTTGTCTACATGGGCAGCGAGGACGTGAAGCGTCAGGCCGCCAACGTGTATCGCATGAAGCTGCTGGGTGCCACCGTGGTGCCGGTTGAATGCGGCTCGAAGACGCTGAAGGACGCGCTGAACGAGGCGATGCGCGACTGGGTCACCAATGTCGCCAACACCTTCTACATCATCGGCACGGTCGCCGGTCCGCATCCCTACCCGATGATGGTGCGCGACTTCCAGAAGATCATCGGCGAAGAGTGCCTGTGGCAGATGCCGGAAATGATCCAGCGTCAGCCGGACGCCGTGGTCGCCTGCGTCGGCGGCGGCTCCAACGCGATGGGCATCTTCTATCCCTACATTCCCTACCCGGACGTGCGCCTGATCGGCGTCGAGGCGGGCGGCCACGGTCTGGCCAGCGGCCAGCACTCGGCCTCGCTCACCGCCGGTCGTCCGGGCGTGCTGCACGGCAACCGTACCTATCTGCTGCAGGACGAGAACGGCCAGATCATCGAAACGCACTCGGTGTCGGCCGGTCTGGATTACCCCGGTGTGGGCCCCGAGCACGCATGGCTGAAGGACACCAGCCGCGCCGAGTACGTGACGATCAACGACGACGAGGCACTTGAAGCCTTCCACCGCATGTGCCGCACCGAAGGCATCATTCCGGCGCTGGAGTCGTCGCACGCGATCGCCTACGCGATGAAGCTGGCGGCCACGATGCCGAAGGACGCAGCCATCCTGGTGAACCTGTCCGGTCGCGGCGACAAGGACATGCACACCGTGGCCGAGAAATCCGGCATCAAGTTCTGACGCGTTCCCGATCAACCTGTTGCCGGTCGGGGCGCGCAAGCGGTCCGGCCGGCGGTTTCAATACATGTCCCGAATCGCTTCCACCCTGTCCTCACTCGAATCGGCCGGCCGCAAGGCGCTGATTCCCTTCATCACCGCGGGTGATCCCGATCTTTCTCTGACCGTGCCGCTGATGCACACGCTGGTCGATGCCGGCGCCGACATCATCGAGCTCGGCGTGCCGTTTTCCGACCCGATGGCCGACGGCCCGACCATCCAGCGCTCTTCCGAGCGCGCACTGCTCAAGAAGGTGTCGCTGCGCAACGTGATCGCGGCGGTGGCGGAGTTCCGCACCACCGACACGCGCACACCGGTGGTGCTGATGGGTTATGCGAACCCGATCGAGGCGATGGGTGTGGATGCCTTTGCCGAGGCGGCTGCGAAAGCAGGTGCCGACGGCGTGCTGGTGGTCGACTATCCGCCGGAGGAATCGCATGACTTTGCCGCCAAGATACGTGCGCTGGGTCTGGACGTGATCTTCCTGGTTGCGCCGACCTCGACCGAGAAGCGCATCCAGGCGGTCGGCGAGATCGGCAGCGGCTACATCTATTACGTGTCGCTGAAGGGCGTGACCGGCGCCGGCCATATCGACGTGAGCGAGGTGGCGAAGCGCATCCCGGCCATCCGCAAGTCGGTCGGCATGCCGGTTGGCGTCGGCTTCGGCATCCGTGACGGTGCGTCGGCGAAGGCCCTGTCCGCCGTGGCCGACGGTGTCGTCATCGGCAGTCGCATCATCGAAGAAATCGAAGGCAGCCCGGCGGACCAGGTGCTGCCGCGCGTCAAGGCGCTGGTCGGCAGCATCCGTCAGGCGATGGACAGCCAGGAGGTCACGGCATGAGCTGGTTGCAGAAACTTCTTCCCCCGAAGATCAACCGCAGCGAGGCGGCCGGCCGCAAGTCGGTGCCGGAGGGCCTGTGGTCGAAATGCCCGGCCTGTGAGGCAGTGCTCTACACCGCCGACCTGGCGGCCAACCAGAACGTCTGCCCGAAGTGCAATCACCACTCGCGCATGCGCGCGCGGGCGCGCCTCGACGGCCTGCTCGATCGTGAAGGACGGTTCGAGATCGGCAACGAAGTCATGCCGGTCGATCCGCTCAAGTTCCGCGACAGCAAGCGCTACGCCGACCGCCTCAATGCTGCGGCCGACGACACCGGTGAAGGTGACGCGCTGGTCGTCATGCAGGGCGCGATCAAGACGGTACCGGTGGTCGTGGCGTGTTTCGAATTTGAATTCCTCGGCGGCTCGATGGGTTCAGTCGTCGGCGAGCGCTTCGTGCGCGGCGTGCGGCTGGCGGTCGAGCAGCGTCTGCCCTTCATCTGCATCGCAGCCAGCGGCGGCGCGCGGATGCAGGAAGGCCTGTTCTCGCTGATGCAGATGGCCAAGACCACGGCCGCGCTGACCCAACTGTCGCAGAACCGCCTGCCTTTCATTTCCGTGCTGACCGATCCGACCATGGGCGGTGTGTCCGCCAGCTTCGCCTTCATGGGCGACGTGGTGATCGCCGAGCCGGGCGCGCTGATCGGCTTCGCCGGTCCGCGCGTGATCGAGCAGACGGTGCGCGAGAAGCTGCCGGAAGGTTTCCAGCGCGCCGAGTTTCTGCTGGAGAAGGGCGCCGTCGACATGATCGTCGACCGTCGCGAGATGCCGGACCGCATCGCCGGGCTGCTGGCTGCGCTGCAGCGCATGCCGGCGCTGGCGAGCTGAGCCGGCTTCGCCTAATATCCGCGTCCGCCCAGATTTCGGCCTGCCCAGCCCATTCATGTATTCGACCCTGCCCGAGTGGCTGCAGCATCTCGAAAGCCTGCACCCGAAGGTGATCCAGCTCGGACTGGATCGCGTGCTCAGCGTCAAGAAGGCGCTCGGCGTGGTGCAGACGGTGCCGGTGTTCATCGTCGGCGGCACCAACGGCAAAGGTTCTACCTGCGCCATGCTGGAGCGCATCCTGCGTTGCGCTGGTTACCGCGTCGGCACCTATACCTCGCCGCACCTGCTCGCCTACAACGAGCGCGTGCGCATCAACGGCGAGCCGGCCAGTGACGAAGCGCTGTGCCAGGGCTTTGCTGAAGTCGAGCAGGCGCGTGGCGACATCGCGCTGACCTATTTCGAGTTCGGCACGCTGGGCGCCTGGCAGGTGTTCGAGCGCGCCAATCTCGACGTCATCGTGATGGAAGTCGGCCTCGGCGGCCGACTGGACGCGGTGAATGCCTTCGACGCCGACTGTGCCATCGTCACCAGCGTCGACCTGGATCACATGGAATACCTCGGCGATACGCGCGAACTGATCGGCCGCGAAAAGGCGGGCATCTTCCGCGCCGGTCGCCCGGCCATCGTCGGCGACCCGGTGCCGCCGCAGACCGTGATCGACTACGCCGAATCCATCGGCGCCGTGCTGAAGATTTCCGGCCGTGACTTCGGTTTTGGCGGTGATCGTCAGCAATGGGGCTACTGGCGACGCGACCCCGACCGCCTGGTCAAGCGCGGCGGTCTGGGCTATCCGGCGCTGCGCGGTGCCAACCAGTTGCTGAACGCGTCTGCCGTCATCACTGCGCTCGATTCGATGTCGGACCGGCTGCCGGTCACCGTCGGCGACATCCGCCTCGGCCTGGCGACCGTCGAACTGCCCGGTCGCTTCCAGGTCATGCCCGGACGGCCGGCGGTCATCTTCGACGTTGCGCACAACCCGCACGCCGCGTCGGTGCTGAACGAGAACCTCTCGAGCATGGGCTTCTATCCGGAAACCTGGGCGGTTCTCGGCATGTTGCGCGACAAGGACATCGGAGGTGTGCTCGACCGCCTGAAGGGGCGCATCGACCACTGGATGCTGTGCGATCTGGGCGGCCCGCGCGGTACGCCGGCCTCGGACATCGCCGCGATGATCACGGAACGCGGCATCGCCGGCTCGGTCGCTTGCTTTGCGTCGCCGGTCGAGGCCTGGCAGGCGACCCGGGAGCGCGTGGGGGGCGATGATAGAATCGTGGTTTTCGGATCCTTCCTGACCGTGGCCGAAGTGATGCGCGAGTACGCGCAGTCGCCGCGGCCGCCGCTGCCGGACGCCGCCACACCGCCCGCCAAGGGCTGATCCCCACCCGCAGGACTCGCCCCGAAGTGGCTTCCACCGATTCAGATCTGCAGACCGATCTTCGCAAGCGTGCGCGCCGCCGTCTTCTTGGCGCGATCGCGCTGGCGCTGACCGCAGCCATCGTGCTGCCCATCGTGATGGACCACGAGCCGCGCCCGCCGGCGCAGGACATCGCGGTCCGCATTCCGCCGCGCGACGCTGCACCACCGCTGGC encodes:
- the truA gene encoding tRNA pseudouridine(38-40) synthase TruA → MRIALGVEYDGAGFRGWQSQPVGPTVQDALEAALGAIAAHPVRVQASGRTDTGVHATAQVVHFDAAVERPDTAWVRGCNALLPKGVAVRWAQPVADDFNARFSAHARSYRYCLYNNPVRPAIAASLAGWFHRPLDAARMAEAAAVLVGEHDFSAFRSSECQAKSPVRTMTALDIRRRGDWITFDLSANAFLHHMVRNIVGALVEIGCARREPDWMASLLAQRDRRLAAPTFAAAGLYLVGVGYDAHWGLPAEGLFRLPPVGPSD
- a CDS encoding phosphoribosylanthranilate isomerase, which translates into the protein MCGFTREADLDGALALGVDAVGFVLYPPSPRAVTVARAAALARRVPPFVTRVGLFVNEDAAAVERAAREAALDLLQFHGDESAEYCERFGLPWIKAVRVRPETDLLECADRFRGARALLLDAWSEAWGGSGKRFDWSLIPPSLPMPLILSGGLDPDNVAEAVRNIRPAAVDVSSGVESAKGIKDVARVAAFISGVEHGEARSAG
- the trpB gene encoding tryptophan synthase subunit beta, translating into MGKQDLPAEVSASAYNYPDALGHFGPYGGVFVAETLIAALDELRVEYDKLKDDPAFRAEYEYELKHYVGRPSPVYHARRLSDHCGGAQIYLKREDLNHTGAHKINNVIGQAMVAKHMGKPRVIAETGAGQHGVATATIAARLGMECVVYMGSEDVKRQAANVYRMKLLGATVVPVECGSKTLKDALNEAMRDWVTNVANTFYIIGTVAGPHPYPMMVRDFQKIIGEECLWQMPEMIQRQPDAVVACVGGGSNAMGIFYPYIPYPDVRLIGVEAGGHGLASGQHSASLTAGRPGVLHGNRTYLLQDENGQIIETHSVSAGLDYPGVGPEHAWLKDTSRAEYVTINDDEALEAFHRMCRTEGIIPALESSHAIAYAMKLAATMPKDAAILVNLSGRGDKDMHTVAEKSGIKF
- the trpA gene encoding tryptophan synthase subunit alpha; translation: MSRIASTLSSLESAGRKALIPFITAGDPDLSLTVPLMHTLVDAGADIIELGVPFSDPMADGPTIQRSSERALLKKVSLRNVIAAVAEFRTTDTRTPVVLMGYANPIEAMGVDAFAEAAAKAGADGVLVVDYPPEESHDFAAKIRALGLDVIFLVAPTSTEKRIQAVGEIGSGYIYYVSLKGVTGAGHIDVSEVAKRIPAIRKSVGMPVGVGFGIRDGASAKALSAVADGVVIGSRIIEEIEGSPADQVLPRVKALVGSIRQAMDSQEVTA
- the accD gene encoding acetyl-CoA carboxylase, carboxyltransferase subunit beta, which produces MSWLQKLLPPKINRSEAAGRKSVPEGLWSKCPACEAVLYTADLAANQNVCPKCNHHSRMRARARLDGLLDREGRFEIGNEVMPVDPLKFRDSKRYADRLNAAADDTGEGDALVVMQGAIKTVPVVVACFEFEFLGGSMGSVVGERFVRGVRLAVEQRLPFICIAASGGARMQEGLFSLMQMAKTTAALTQLSQNRLPFISVLTDPTMGGVSASFAFMGDVVIAEPGALIGFAGPRVIEQTVREKLPEGFQRAEFLLEKGAVDMIVDRREMPDRIAGLLAALQRMPALAS
- the folC gene encoding bifunctional tetrahydrofolate synthase/dihydrofolate synthase, yielding MYSTLPEWLQHLESLHPKVIQLGLDRVLSVKKALGVVQTVPVFIVGGTNGKGSTCAMLERILRCAGYRVGTYTSPHLLAYNERVRINGEPASDEALCQGFAEVEQARGDIALTYFEFGTLGAWQVFERANLDVIVMEVGLGGRLDAVNAFDADCAIVTSVDLDHMEYLGDTRELIGREKAGIFRAGRPAIVGDPVPPQTVIDYAESIGAVLKISGRDFGFGGDRQQWGYWRRDPDRLVKRGGLGYPALRGANQLLNASAVITALDSMSDRLPVTVGDIRLGLATVELPGRFQVMPGRPAVIFDVAHNPHAASVLNENLSSMGFYPETWAVLGMLRDKDIGGVLDRLKGRIDHWMLCDLGGPRGTPASDIAAMITERGIAGSVACFASPVEAWQATRERVGGDDRIVVFGSFLTVAEVMREYAQSPRPPLPDAATPPAKG